In Candidatus Eisenbacteria bacterium, the DNA window GGGATCGACATCATCGTCGGGGGCCACAGCCACACGCGCCTCGACCAGGGCGAGTGGGTGAACCGGGTCCTGATCCTTCAAGCAGGAAGCAACGGACAGTGGCTCGGCCGCGCGGACCTCGACGTCCGCGGAGACTCCCTCGCGAGCGCCGAATGCCGCCTCGTCCGGACCGACGCGAAGGGAGCGGAGGCCTCGGAGGATCTCGGAGATCTCATCCAGATGTTCCGGACGCGGATCGAGAAAGAGTACGGCGCGGTGATCGCCGAGGCGCGCGCCGAGCTCGGCCGGTGCTATTTCTGCGAGAGCGACCTCGGGAACTGGGTGACCGACCGCCTGCGCGAGACGACCGGCGCCGACGTCGCGCTTCTCAACAGCGGCGGAATCCGAAAGGACATCGCCCGCGGCCCGGTCACGAAGCTCGACCTCTTCGAGGTGCTCCCCTTCTGGAACGGGATCTCGGTCTTCACGTGCACGGGCGAGGAGCTTCGCACGATCGCGCTCACGAACGCGATCGCCGAGGCGGAAGAGATTCACGGCATCCTTCAGGTCTCCGGCCTCACCTACTCCTGGTGGAAGAGCCCCGAAGGGATCCAGATCCACACGGCTCTCGTCGACGGGAAGCCGGTCGATCCGGCGAAGACCTACACGGTCGCGAGCGTCGACTTCGTCGCGGAAAGCAACCCGGAGAAGTACCTCGGCTTCGTCCCGAGCGACCTCGAGAACCTCGGCGTCACCCTCACCACCCGCGTGATGGAAGCCGCCGAACGCCTCGGCGTCATCGAAGCCCCCCAGGAAGACCGCATCCAGCGGGTCGAGATCGACTTCGCGGCGCCGAAGGGGAGGTAGGCAATCGCACCTCTGAGATCCCGTCCGAGCACTCTTGTCCGAAAGGCTAACCCATTCTCATGAACCGAGCCGGCGCCGGCCCGCTGTGAGGCGAACTGCCGAGCCAGCACTGAGTCGAGCTCCCCGATTCCGCAGTCGGAGTCACTTCGCAGCAGAACAACTCGGCGCCGATGCTGTTGTCGTACACCGACACCCCCTTGATGGGCACCGGCGCTTCGACCCCGAGATACGCGTGCGATCGGGTCA includes these proteins:
- a CDS encoding bifunctional metallophosphatase/5'-nucleotidase, coding for MRPYVKLLVLAAVLLSAGIARAGEGTITLFHTNDLHARYAPEKIGREGEQALVGGFTAIEAALRRERETAPHSLYLDAGDFMTGTPLSDIEYQGAKGGAIVAFYNLVGLDAQVLGNHEFDQTLENLDALLSRAKYQVLAANLRRSDGSLYTGKAYEILTVGEVRVGVIGITIDELPSLTSAENRSRIEIEPGIETLRDLLPEVDEQSDLIVALSHEGIEKDREIARAVEGIDIIVGGHSHTRLDQGEWVNRVLILQAGSNGQWLGRADLDVRGDSLASAECRLVRTDAKGAEASEDLGDLIQMFRTRIEKEYGAVIAEARAELGRCYFCESDLGNWVTDRLRETTGADVALLNSGGIRKDIARGPVTKLDLFEVLPFWNGISVFTCTGEELRTIALTNAIAEAEEIHGILQVSGLTYSWWKSPEGIQIHTALVDGKPVDPAKTYTVASVDFVAESNPEKYLGFVPSDLENLGVTLTTRVMEAAERLGVIEAPQEDRIQRVEIDFAAPKGR